One Mangifera indica cultivar Alphonso chromosome 4, CATAS_Mindica_2.1, whole genome shotgun sequence genomic region harbors:
- the LOC123214478 gene encoding protein FAR1-RELATED SEQUENCE 5 isoform X1, which produces MDSEILEFDIGLGGVGSGRDGDEGVDEEDMDDSPLPVTTGNTGSGEIYLPEGDLLDLEPYEGMEFESEEAAKAFYNSYARRVGFSTRVSSSRRSRRDGAIIQRQFVCAKEGFRNLNEKRTKDREIKRPRTVTRVGCKASLSVKMHNSGKWVVSSFFKEHNHELVPPDQVHCLRSHRQISGPAKTLIDTLQAAGMGPRRIMSALIKEYGGISKVGFTEVDCRNYMRNNRQRSLEGDIQLLLDYLRQMHAENPNFYYAVQGDDDQSVSNVFWADPKARTNYTYFGDTVTFDTTYRSNRYRLPFATFTGVNHHGQPVLFGCAFLINESEASFVWLFNTWLAAMSGHPPVSITTDHDAVIRSAITQVFPETRHRFCKWHIFKKCQEKLSHIFLKYPNFEAEFHKCVNLTESIEEFESFWLSLFDRYELRDHEWLQTIYHARRQWVPVYLRDTFFAEMSITQRSDSMNSYFDGFINASTNLSQFFKLYEKALESRNEKEVKADYDTMNTSPVLKTPSPMERQASELYTRKLFMRFQEELVGTLTFTASKAEDDGEIITYQVAKFGEDHKAYYVKFNVLEMKASCSCQMFEFSGLLCRHILAVFRVTNVLTLLSHYILKRWTRNAKSSVILEEHANDVYTNYLESHTVRYNTLRHEVFKFVDEGAQSVDAYNAAMIALQDAARKVAVATRNDGKTTLVNGRMRTKTEANRPISISANHLVSSQPLSEDDLDKKIRELTSELEFASRKCEVYRANLLSVLKDIEDHKLQLSIRVQNIKISLKDSP; this is translated from the exons ATGGACAGCGAGATTTTAGAATTCGATATAGGTTTAGGAGGAGTGGGTAGTGGGAGAGACGGAGATGAGGGTGTTGATGAAGAGGACATGGATGATAGTCCTCTTCCTGTCACTACTGGTAATACTGGGAGTGGTGAAATTTACCTTCCTGAGGGTGACCTTTTGGATCTTGAACCTTATGAGGGCATGGAATTTGAATCTGAAGAGGCTGCCAAAGCCTTTTACAATTCTTATGCTCGACGTGTTGGGTTCAGTACTCGTGTCAGTTCCTCGCGCCGTTCCAGGCGGGATGGAGCTATTATTCAAAGACAATTTGTTTGTGCTAAAGAAGGGTTTAGGAATTTGAATGAGAAGCGCACAAAGGATAGGGAGATTAAGAGACCTCGAACTGTTACTAGAGTTGGGTGCAAAGCATCTTTGTCCGTTAAAATGCACAATTCTGGGAAATGGGTTGTGTCTAGTTTTTTTAAAGAACACAATCATGAGCTAGTTCCTCCCGATCAGGTTCATTGCCTTCGTTCTCACAGGCAAATCTCTGGTCCTGCTAAAACCTTGATTGATACCTTGCAAGCAGCTGGAATGGGCCCTCGTAGGATTATGTCAGccttaataaaagaatatggtGGAATAAGCAAAGTTGGATTTACAGAGGTGGACTGTAGGAATTACATGAGAAATAATCGGCAGAGGAGCTTAGAAGGAGACATTCAGCTACTTTTGGATTATTTGAGGCAAATGCATGCAGAGAACCCCAATTTCTATTATGCTGTGCAGGGTGATGACGACCAGTCTGTCAGCAATGTCTTCTGGGCTGATCCAAAGGCTAGGACTAATTACACTTACTTTGGTGATACTGTTACCTTTGATACAACCTACAGGTCCAATAGGTATCGCTTACCCTTTGCAACTTTCACTGGAGTAAACCATCACGGACAGCCTGTCTTGTTTGGATGTGCGTTCTTAATCAATGAATCTGAAGCAtcttttgtttggttgtttAATACATGGCTTGCAGCAATGTCTGGTCACCCCCCAGTGTCAATCACTACTGATCATGATGCCGTGATACGATCAGCCATCACTCAGGTTTTCCCAGAGACACGTCATCGTTTCTGCAAATGGCACATCTTCAAAAAATGTCAGGAGAAATTGTCCCATATTTTTCTCAAGTATCCAAATTTTGAAGCAGAGTTTCATAAATGTGTCAACTTGACtgagtcaattgaagaatttgaGTCTTTCTGGTTGTCTCTGTTTGATAGATATGAACTCAGGGATCATGAGTGGCTTCAAACAATTTACCATGCTCGCAGGCAGTGGGTTCCAGTATATCTGAGGGACACTTTTTTCGCAGAAATGTCCATAACTCAACGAAGTGATAGTATGAATTCATACTTTGACGGTTTTATTAATGCTTCAACCAATCTTAGTCAATTTTTTAAGTTGTATGAGAAAGCACTAGAATCTCGAAATGAGAAAGAAGTGAAAGCAGACTATGATACGATGAATACTTCCCCGGTTTTGAAGACTCCATCTCCAATGGAGAGACAGGCATCTGAGCTTTACACCAGAAAACTGTTTATGAGATTTCAAGAGGAGCTGGTTGGGACGCTTACATTCACAGCTTCAAAAGCTGAGGATGATGGGGAGATCATTACATATCAAGTGGCAAAGTTTGGGGAGGATCATAAAGCTTACTATGtcaaatttaatgttttagAGATGAAAGCCTCTTGTAGTTGCCagatgtttgagttttcagGTCTTCTCTGTCGACATATACTGGCAGTCTTTCGGGTGACTAATGTCCTTACACTTCTGTCCCATTATATCTTGAAACGATGGACAAGAAATGCTAAGAGCAGTGTTATATTAGAAGAACATGCAAATGATGTATATACCAATTATCTAGAATCTCATACAGTTCGATATAATACACTACGTCATGAAGTATTTAAATTTGTAGATGAAGGGGCACAGTCAGTGGATGCTTACAATGCGGCAATGATAGCTTTGCAAGATGCTGCGAGAAAAGTTGCAGTGGCAACAAGGAATGATGGGAAAACTACTTTGGTGAATGGGCGCATGAGGACCAAAACTGAGGCAAATCGACCAATTAGTATTAGTGCAAATCATCTTGTCTCCAGCCAACCTTTGTCAGAG GATGATTTGGACAAAAAAATTCGAGAACTAACCAGTGAGCTTGAATTTGCAAGTCGTAAATGTGAAGTTTATCGGGCTAACCTGCTTTCAGTATTAAAAGATATTGAGGACCATAAGCTACAGTTGTCGATAAGAGTGCAAAACATAAAGATTAGTCTGAAAGACAGCCCTTAA
- the LOC123214478 gene encoding protein FAR1-RELATED SEQUENCE 5 isoform X2, translating to MDSEILEFDIGLGGVGSGRDGDEGVDEEDMDDSPLPVTTGNTGSGEIYLPEGDLLDLEPYEGMEFESEEAAKAFYNSYARRVGFSTRVSSSRRSRRDGAIIQRQFVCAKEGFRNLNEKRTKDREIKRPRTVTRVGCKASLSVKMHNSGKWVVSSFFKEHNHELVPPDQVHCLRSHRQISGPAKTLIDTLQAAGMGPRRIMSALIKEYGGISKVGFTEVDCRNYMRNNRQRSLEGDIQLLLDYLRQMHAENPNFYYAVQGDDDQSVSNVFWADPKARTNYTYFGDTVTFDTTYRSNRYRLPFATFTGVNHHGQPVLFGCAFLINESEASFVWLFNTWLAAMSGHPPVSITTDHDAVIRSAITQVFPETRHRFCKWHIFKKCQEKLSHIFLKYPNFEAEFHKCVNLTESIEEFESFWLSLFDRYELRDHEWLQTIYHARRQWVPVYLRDTFFAEMSITQRSDSMNSYFDGFINASTNLSQFFKLYEKALESRNEKEVKADYDTMNTSPVLKTPSPMERQASELYTRKLFMRFQEELVGTLTFTASKAEDDGEIITYQVAKFGEDHKAYYVKFNVLEMKASCSCQMFEFSGLLCRHILAVFRVTNVLTLLSHYILKRWTRNAKSSVILEEHANDVYTNYLESHTVRYNTLRHEVFKFVDEGAQSVDAYNAAMIALQDAARKVAVATRNDGKTTLVNGRMRTKTEANRPISISANHLVSSQPLSEQHVAVDWSVGIL from the exons ATGGACAGCGAGATTTTAGAATTCGATATAGGTTTAGGAGGAGTGGGTAGTGGGAGAGACGGAGATGAGGGTGTTGATGAAGAGGACATGGATGATAGTCCTCTTCCTGTCACTACTGGTAATACTGGGAGTGGTGAAATTTACCTTCCTGAGGGTGACCTTTTGGATCTTGAACCTTATGAGGGCATGGAATTTGAATCTGAAGAGGCTGCCAAAGCCTTTTACAATTCTTATGCTCGACGTGTTGGGTTCAGTACTCGTGTCAGTTCCTCGCGCCGTTCCAGGCGGGATGGAGCTATTATTCAAAGACAATTTGTTTGTGCTAAAGAAGGGTTTAGGAATTTGAATGAGAAGCGCACAAAGGATAGGGAGATTAAGAGACCTCGAACTGTTACTAGAGTTGGGTGCAAAGCATCTTTGTCCGTTAAAATGCACAATTCTGGGAAATGGGTTGTGTCTAGTTTTTTTAAAGAACACAATCATGAGCTAGTTCCTCCCGATCAGGTTCATTGCCTTCGTTCTCACAGGCAAATCTCTGGTCCTGCTAAAACCTTGATTGATACCTTGCAAGCAGCTGGAATGGGCCCTCGTAGGATTATGTCAGccttaataaaagaatatggtGGAATAAGCAAAGTTGGATTTACAGAGGTGGACTGTAGGAATTACATGAGAAATAATCGGCAGAGGAGCTTAGAAGGAGACATTCAGCTACTTTTGGATTATTTGAGGCAAATGCATGCAGAGAACCCCAATTTCTATTATGCTGTGCAGGGTGATGACGACCAGTCTGTCAGCAATGTCTTCTGGGCTGATCCAAAGGCTAGGACTAATTACACTTACTTTGGTGATACTGTTACCTTTGATACAACCTACAGGTCCAATAGGTATCGCTTACCCTTTGCAACTTTCACTGGAGTAAACCATCACGGACAGCCTGTCTTGTTTGGATGTGCGTTCTTAATCAATGAATCTGAAGCAtcttttgtttggttgtttAATACATGGCTTGCAGCAATGTCTGGTCACCCCCCAGTGTCAATCACTACTGATCATGATGCCGTGATACGATCAGCCATCACTCAGGTTTTCCCAGAGACACGTCATCGTTTCTGCAAATGGCACATCTTCAAAAAATGTCAGGAGAAATTGTCCCATATTTTTCTCAAGTATCCAAATTTTGAAGCAGAGTTTCATAAATGTGTCAACTTGACtgagtcaattgaagaatttgaGTCTTTCTGGTTGTCTCTGTTTGATAGATATGAACTCAGGGATCATGAGTGGCTTCAAACAATTTACCATGCTCGCAGGCAGTGGGTTCCAGTATATCTGAGGGACACTTTTTTCGCAGAAATGTCCATAACTCAACGAAGTGATAGTATGAATTCATACTTTGACGGTTTTATTAATGCTTCAACCAATCTTAGTCAATTTTTTAAGTTGTATGAGAAAGCACTAGAATCTCGAAATGAGAAAGAAGTGAAAGCAGACTATGATACGATGAATACTTCCCCGGTTTTGAAGACTCCATCTCCAATGGAGAGACAGGCATCTGAGCTTTACACCAGAAAACTGTTTATGAGATTTCAAGAGGAGCTGGTTGGGACGCTTACATTCACAGCTTCAAAAGCTGAGGATGATGGGGAGATCATTACATATCAAGTGGCAAAGTTTGGGGAGGATCATAAAGCTTACTATGtcaaatttaatgttttagAGATGAAAGCCTCTTGTAGTTGCCagatgtttgagttttcagGTCTTCTCTGTCGACATATACTGGCAGTCTTTCGGGTGACTAATGTCCTTACACTTCTGTCCCATTATATCTTGAAACGATGGACAAGAAATGCTAAGAGCAGTGTTATATTAGAAGAACATGCAAATGATGTATATACCAATTATCTAGAATCTCATACAGTTCGATATAATACACTACGTCATGAAGTATTTAAATTTGTAGATGAAGGGGCACAGTCAGTGGATGCTTACAATGCGGCAATGATAGCTTTGCAAGATGCTGCGAGAAAAGTTGCAGTGGCAACAAGGAATGATGGGAAAACTACTTTGGTGAATGGGCGCATGAGGACCAAAACTGAGGCAAATCGACCAATTAGTATTAGTGCAAATCATCTTGTCTCCAGCCAACCTTTGTCAGAG CAACATGTAGCAGTTGACTGGAGTGTAGGAATTTTATGA
- the LOC123214478 gene encoding protein FAR1-RELATED SEQUENCE 5 isoform X3, translating to MDSEILEFDIGLGGVGSGRDGDEGVDEEDMDDSPLPVTTGNTGSGEIYLPEGDLLDLEPYEGMEFESEEAAKAFYNSYARRVGFSTRVSSSRRSRRDGAIIQRQFVCAKEGFRNLNEKRTKDREIKRPRTVTRVGCKASLSVKMHNSGKWVVSSFFKEHNHELVPPDQVHCLRSHRQISGPAKTLIDTLQAAGMGPRRIMSALIKEYGGISKVGFTEVDCRNYMRNNRQRSLEGDIQLLLDYLRQMHAENPNFYYAVQGDDDQSVSNVFWADPKARTNYTYFGDTVTFDTTYRSNRYRLPFATFTGVNHHGQPVLFGCAFLINESEASFVWLFNTWLAAMSGHPPVSITTDHDAVIRSAITQVFPETRHRFCKWHIFKKCQEKLSHIFLKYPNFEAEFHKCVNLTESIEEFESFWLSLFDRYELRDHEWLQTIYHARRQWVPVYLRDTFFAEMSITQRSDSMNSYFDGFINASTNLSQFFKLYEKALESRNEKEVKADYDTMNTSPVLKTPSPMERQASELYTRKLFMRFQEELVGTLTFTASKAEDDGEIITYQVAKFGEDHKAYYVKFNVLEMKASCSCQMFEFSGLLCRHILAVFRVTNVLTLLSHYILKRWTRNAKSSVILEEHANDVYTNYLESHTVRYNTLRHEVFKFVDEGAQSVDAYNAAMIALQDAARKVAVATRNDGKTTLVNGRMRTKTEANRPISISANHLVSSQPLSECSNM from the exons ATGGACAGCGAGATTTTAGAATTCGATATAGGTTTAGGAGGAGTGGGTAGTGGGAGAGACGGAGATGAGGGTGTTGATGAAGAGGACATGGATGATAGTCCTCTTCCTGTCACTACTGGTAATACTGGGAGTGGTGAAATTTACCTTCCTGAGGGTGACCTTTTGGATCTTGAACCTTATGAGGGCATGGAATTTGAATCTGAAGAGGCTGCCAAAGCCTTTTACAATTCTTATGCTCGACGTGTTGGGTTCAGTACTCGTGTCAGTTCCTCGCGCCGTTCCAGGCGGGATGGAGCTATTATTCAAAGACAATTTGTTTGTGCTAAAGAAGGGTTTAGGAATTTGAATGAGAAGCGCACAAAGGATAGGGAGATTAAGAGACCTCGAACTGTTACTAGAGTTGGGTGCAAAGCATCTTTGTCCGTTAAAATGCACAATTCTGGGAAATGGGTTGTGTCTAGTTTTTTTAAAGAACACAATCATGAGCTAGTTCCTCCCGATCAGGTTCATTGCCTTCGTTCTCACAGGCAAATCTCTGGTCCTGCTAAAACCTTGATTGATACCTTGCAAGCAGCTGGAATGGGCCCTCGTAGGATTATGTCAGccttaataaaagaatatggtGGAATAAGCAAAGTTGGATTTACAGAGGTGGACTGTAGGAATTACATGAGAAATAATCGGCAGAGGAGCTTAGAAGGAGACATTCAGCTACTTTTGGATTATTTGAGGCAAATGCATGCAGAGAACCCCAATTTCTATTATGCTGTGCAGGGTGATGACGACCAGTCTGTCAGCAATGTCTTCTGGGCTGATCCAAAGGCTAGGACTAATTACACTTACTTTGGTGATACTGTTACCTTTGATACAACCTACAGGTCCAATAGGTATCGCTTACCCTTTGCAACTTTCACTGGAGTAAACCATCACGGACAGCCTGTCTTGTTTGGATGTGCGTTCTTAATCAATGAATCTGAAGCAtcttttgtttggttgtttAATACATGGCTTGCAGCAATGTCTGGTCACCCCCCAGTGTCAATCACTACTGATCATGATGCCGTGATACGATCAGCCATCACTCAGGTTTTCCCAGAGACACGTCATCGTTTCTGCAAATGGCACATCTTCAAAAAATGTCAGGAGAAATTGTCCCATATTTTTCTCAAGTATCCAAATTTTGAAGCAGAGTTTCATAAATGTGTCAACTTGACtgagtcaattgaagaatttgaGTCTTTCTGGTTGTCTCTGTTTGATAGATATGAACTCAGGGATCATGAGTGGCTTCAAACAATTTACCATGCTCGCAGGCAGTGGGTTCCAGTATATCTGAGGGACACTTTTTTCGCAGAAATGTCCATAACTCAACGAAGTGATAGTATGAATTCATACTTTGACGGTTTTATTAATGCTTCAACCAATCTTAGTCAATTTTTTAAGTTGTATGAGAAAGCACTAGAATCTCGAAATGAGAAAGAAGTGAAAGCAGACTATGATACGATGAATACTTCCCCGGTTTTGAAGACTCCATCTCCAATGGAGAGACAGGCATCTGAGCTTTACACCAGAAAACTGTTTATGAGATTTCAAGAGGAGCTGGTTGGGACGCTTACATTCACAGCTTCAAAAGCTGAGGATGATGGGGAGATCATTACATATCAAGTGGCAAAGTTTGGGGAGGATCATAAAGCTTACTATGtcaaatttaatgttttagAGATGAAAGCCTCTTGTAGTTGCCagatgtttgagttttcagGTCTTCTCTGTCGACATATACTGGCAGTCTTTCGGGTGACTAATGTCCTTACACTTCTGTCCCATTATATCTTGAAACGATGGACAAGAAATGCTAAGAGCAGTGTTATATTAGAAGAACATGCAAATGATGTATATACCAATTATCTAGAATCTCATACAGTTCGATATAATACACTACGTCATGAAGTATTTAAATTTGTAGATGAAGGGGCACAGTCAGTGGATGCTTACAATGCGGCAATGATAGCTTTGCAAGATGCTGCGAGAAAAGTTGCAGTGGCAACAAGGAATGATGGGAAAACTACTTTGGTGAATGGGCGCATGAGGACCAAAACTGAGGCAAATCGACCAATTAGTATTAGTGCAAATCATCTTGTCTCCAGCCAACCTTTGTCAGAG TGCAGCAACATGTAG
- the LOC123214819 gene encoding uncharacterized protein LOC123214819: MKIDGEIFHPIHPQHKLKLEYTEIPFNCDGCKEAGIGFKHTCKQCEFDLHNACAVADQTFTHPFYRKCEFEFYYQPPGREMRYCDACGKYVLGFVYHCKRCGFDMHPCCANLPQVLDDGEHNLYLCLKLSSSCHRCGGKGGGWSYRSKCKSYSLHVACVKELLVESWQAMYLNVDKNKVREMQTRIPTLKGTLKNHHGGRGGKVKKCCEMAAGAVSIIVSAILGDPSALIAAVIGGFMSK, translated from the coding sequence ATGAAGATTGACGGAGAAATCTTTCACCCTATCCACCCACaacacaaactcaaactcgagtaCACAGAGATCCCATTCAACTGCGATGGCTGCAAGGAAGCCGGCATTGGCTTTAAACACACTTGCAAGCAATGCGAGTTCGACTTGCACAACGCTTGCGCCGTGGCAGATCAAACCTTCACTCACCCATTCTACAGAAAATGCGAGTTCGAGTTTTATTATCAACCTCCGGGCAGAGAAATGAGGTACTGCGATGCCTGCGGAAAATACGTTTTAGGGTTCGTCTACCACTGCAAGAGATGCGGATTTGATATGCATCCTTGTTGCGCTAATCTTCCTCAAGTCCTCGACGACGGGGAGCACAATCTTTACCTCTGTTTGAAGCTGTCGAGTTCGTGCCACCGCTGCGGCGGCAAAGGCGGCGGCTGGTCTTACAGGTCGAAGTGTAAGAGTTACAGTCTTCATGTGGCGTGTGTGAAGGAACTGCTGGTGGAGAGTTGGCAGGCCATGTATTTGAATGTGGATAAGAATAAAGTGAGGGAGATGCAGACGAGGATTCCAACTCTTAAAGGCACGTTGAAGAATCATCATGGAGGAAGAGGCGGAAAGGTGAAGAAATGTTGTGAAATGGCTGCAGGCGCCGTTAGTATTATTGTCTCTGCCATTCTTGGCGATCCTTCTGCTTTGATTGCCGCCGTCATCGGTGGGTTCATGTCCAAGTAA
- the LOC123213205 gene encoding probable L-type lectin-domain containing receptor kinase S.5 has product MYVYMGTRKSSEIFILLQVLVLFICSTEAAAASIEQFNFSTFDGNTDSDFFTREGNQTNIENKALQLTYDSISDSTYVKFFNNSGRIMYHTPFRIHNGDDGGEILASFSSSFVINLYRKPEWEPGDGLAFLIAPNCSLPGSSYGQWLGLTNGSTDGSSENHFVAIEFDTRKQEFDPDGNHIGLNINSVKSKKTVPLDEHNITLSPNSTPSYKVWVEYDGASKLMQVYMVVLQGEEDFYPEKPSEALLNESINLQDYLKSESYFGFSASTGDPYFQLNCIRAWTLKIDVVPKIKDWKWLIITAAVGVPVAIIFLICIGVYMKRRRKTKVEESHELGRLKWLPGMPREFKYKELKKATNNFHESMKLGEGGFGIVFKGILHEKDHDKTHIEVAVKKFSKDNIQGKGDFLAELAIIHRLRHKHLVRLVGWCHEKGKLLLVYDYMPNGSVEKYLYNNSEQTTLNWNHRYKILAGVASALYYLHNEYDQKVVHRDLKASNILLDGEYNARLGDFGLARAIENERNSYADVGLDGVPGTRGYVAPECFHTWKATTESDVFGFGAVVLEVVCGRSPGVVIPDQEVSHTLVDWVWMLHREGRILDAVDEQLNNDFVEDEARRALLLGLACSHPIASERPKSEDILQIITGTLPVPDVPPFRPFFTWPSMDTSATVSSVLTGFSLSSKDSIMMTGV; this is encoded by the exons ATGTATGTGTACATGGGCACACGCAAGTCAAGTGAAATTTTCATCTTGCTGCAAGTTTTAGTACTTTTCATTTGCAGCACAGAAGCTGCAGCAGCATCCATTGAACAATTCAATTTTTCTACCTTTGATGGTAATACGGATTCAGATTTCTTCACTCGTGAAGGGAATCAGACTAATATCGAAAACAAAGCTCTTCAATTAACATATGATTCCATCAGTGATTCGACTTATGTTAAGTTCTTCAACAACTCAGGTCGCATCATGTATCATACACCTTTCAGGATCCACAATGGTGATGATGGAGGTGAAATTCTGGCTTCCTTCAGCTCAAGTTTTGTCATTAATCTCTATCGGAAACCTGAGTGGGAGCCTGGTGACGGCCTTGCCTTTCTCATAGCCCCAAATTGCAGCTTACCGGGATCAAGTTATGGCCAGTGGCTTGGCCTCACAAATGGTTCTACAGATGGCAGCAGTGAAAACCATTTTGTGGCCATTGAATTTGATACTAGGAAACAGGAATTCGACCCGGATGGCAATCATATTGGCCTCAACATCAACTCTGTCAAATCGAAAAAGACTGTTCCTCTTGATGAACATAACATCACACTGTCTCCTAATAGTACACCCAGCTACAAAGTCTGGGTTGAATATGATGGAGCATCAAAATTGATGCAAGTGTACATGGTGGTATTACAAGGTGAAGAAGACTTCTATCCTGAGAAACCCTCTGAAGCGCTTCTCAACGAGAGCATCAACCTGCAGGATTATTTGAAATCAGAGTCCTACTTTGGTTTTTCTGCTTCAACAGGCGATCCATATTTTCAGTTGAACTGTATTCGAGCATGGACATTGAAGATAGATGTTGTGCCCAAGATAAAAGATTGGAAATGGCTGATAATTACTGCTGCAGTTGGCGTCCCAGTGGCgataattttcttaatatgCATAGGGGTTTACatgaagaggagaagaaaaacaaaagttgaaGAGTCCCATGAGTTGGGAAGATTGAAATGGTTGCCTGGGATGCCAAGGGAATTTAAGTACAAGGAATTGAAGAAGGCCACTAACAACTTCCATGAGAGTATGAAGCTTGGAGAAGGTGGATTTGGAATTGTTTTCAAAGGCATCCTTCATGAGAAGGATCATGATAAAACTCATATTGAAGTTGCAGTCAAAAAATTTTCCAAAGACAACATCCAAGGCAAGGGTGATTTTTTAGCAGAGCTTGCCATCATCCACCGTCTTCGTCACAAACATCTAGTCCGCTTAGTTG GATGGTGCCATGAGAAAGGGAAGCTTCTATTAGTATATGATTACATGCCAAATGGAAGTGTggagaaatatttatataataattctgAGCAGACAACACTGAACTGGAATCATAGATACAAAATACTAGCAGGGGTTGCATCAGCATTATATTACCTGCACAATGAGTACGACCAAAAGGTGGTGCATCGTGACCTGAAGGCGAGCAACATCTTGCTTGATGGAGAGTACAATGCTCGACTGGGTGATTTTGGTCTTGCCCGAGCCATTGAGAATGAGAGAAACTCCTATGCTGATGTGGGATTAGACGGAGTTCCAGGCACCAGGGGTTATGTGGCTCCGGAATGTTTCCATACATGGAAGGCCACCACAGAATCTGATGTGTTTGGCTTTGGAGCAGTGGTGCTTGAGGTGGTTTGTGGAAGATCTCCGGGGGTCGTGATCCCTGACCAAGAAGTTTCTCATACCTTAGTCGATTGGGTCTGGATGTTGCATCGCGAAGGGCGCATTCTGGATGCTGTTGATGAGCAGCTCAACAATGATTTTGTAGAAGATGAAGCCAGGAGGGCTTTACTTCTGGGATTGGCATGTTCACATCCCATAGCCAGTGAAAGACCTAAATCAGAGGATATATTGCAGATCATAACTGGAACTTTGCCAGTCCCTGATGTACCTCCATTCAGGCCCTTCTTCACATGGCCTTCTATGGATACTTCTGCCACCGTAAGTAGTGTACTTACAGGCTTCTCATTGTCTTCTAAAGATTCTATTATGATGACTGGTGTATGA
- the LOC123214581 gene encoding transcription termination factor MTERF6, chloroplastic/mitochondrial-like, whose translation MEMSTSQNGSSILWFFRDKGFDDKTINYVFKRCKRLQGVERERASENWAYLKSIGIQERKLPHIITKCPKILTLGLNEKLAPMVECLTTLGTKPHEVASAITRFPHILSHSVEEKLCPLLAFFQALGVPEKQLGRMILLNPRLISYSIESKLKETVDFLASLGLAKDGMIGKVLVKHPFMMGYSVVNRLRPTSEFLKSVGLKELDLQMVAVKFPELLCRDVNKILRPNFNYLKRCGFEDGQIAALVTAYPPILIKSIKNSLEPRIKFLVEVMGRQIDEVAECPDFFRHGLKKSLELRHKLLKQKNVDCSLSEMLNCNAKKFQIKFGLIA comes from the coding sequence ATGGAGATGAGCACCAGTCAAAATGGTAGTAGCATCTTGTGGTTCTTCAGGGATAAGGGTTTTGATGATAAAACCATCAATTATGTGTTCAAAAGGTGCAAGCGTCTGCAGGGTGTTGAAAGAGAAAGAGCCTCTGAGAACTGGGCTTACTTGAAAAGCATTGGTATTCAAGAGAGAAAACTCCCTCACATTATTACTAAGTGCCCTAAAATCCTTACTCTAGGTCTCAATGAAAAGCTTGCACCCATGGTTGAGTGCCTCACTACACTAGGAACAAAACCCCATGAAGTTGCTTCCGCCATAACCAGATTTCCTCATATACTCTCCCATAGTGTGGAAGAGAAGCTCTGTCCACTCTTGGCGTTCTTTCAGGCTCTGGGAGTCCCTGAAAAGCAACTTGGAAGGATGATACTGCTCAATCCGAGGCTTATCAGCTACAGCATTGAATCTAAGCTCAAGGAAACTGTGGACTTTCTAGCTAGTCTTGGCCTGGCCAAAGATGGAATGATTGGTAAAGTCCTTGTGAAACATCCATTTATGATGGGTTATAGTGTTGTTAATAGGCTTCGCCCTACTTCAGAGTTTTTGAAATCAGTAGGACTGAAGGAACTAGATCTTCAAATGGTAGCAGTAAAATTCCCTGAACTTCTGTGCAGAGATGTGAACAAGATTTTGAGAccaaactttaattatttaaagagATGTGGGTTTGAAGATGGACAGATAGCGGCTTTGGTTACTGCTTATCCCCCCATTCTTATCAAGAGCATCAAGAATTCTTTAGAACCTAGAATAAAGTTTTTGGTGGAGGTTATGGGACGACAAATTGATGAAGTTGCTGAGTGTCCAGACTTCTTTCGGCATGGCTTGAAGAAGAGTCTTGAGCTGCGACACAAGCTTTTGAAACAAAAGAATGTAGACTGTAGCTTGAGTGAAATGCTCAACTGTAATGCAAAGAAGTTCCAAataaagtttggtttaattGCTTAA